In Antennarius striatus isolate MH-2024 chromosome 20, ASM4005453v1, whole genome shotgun sequence, the genomic window ACACGCTCAGCTGGGCTGTGGCGATGGAGTAAATACTACTTGCCCTTTCAAGTTGACGTTTTAATCTCTATGGACTCTATTAGGGATGCAGTTAATGgggtataaatgatgtgaaaaaGCACACATAAATAAGTCTTGATTGTGTATATGCATCAGCAAGGAATATTAGTGCACTGGTCTGGGAGAAAAAAATAGCAAGAGAGGAATGCTGGTGTTCTGAGAAACTGAAGAGGGTGAAATTTGCAGAGAAATGTCAAGAAAGTGAAATCTCATCATTCATTTCTTAGCTCACGTAGGAATATGTCTGACAGCAACAGCAACTCCATCAGATGCAAGGCACTCATTGAGTTACCCGACGCACATGTATTATTCATTCAGTGTCATCCCATACGGTGAAAACAGCTCCGACAATCACAAGTCAACAGGATCTAGATTCCAGTATGAAAAGCAGTTTATTTCAATGTGCTACATAACTAAAATATTATGACGTGCCCACAAATCTCCAGGCCTGAATTTGTAGCTTGTgttctgtactgtactataCCATCGTAGCCATAGCAACACCATATTGTATACATCTGTACTCACACTGGCAGCATCATGTTGAGAAGCATTATCTCCACCCGTCTGCTCGGTCTCCTCGTGGACTGTGCCCATGACACAGACATCCCTTCAGGCACTTTATCATCTAATTCCTGGATCTCAGGTTCGTAAAGATCCTTTCTCCTTCAGAACAAGAAGCGCgttaaaagcagcagcagcagatagaAACCGCACCGAGCCACATAACACACTGAATGCACAGTGGACAGGTGTGTGAAACCAGATCCTTCAGAACAGGTGAGCGGTGGACAAACAGGGAGATCGCTGATGGAAACTGACCTCCTCTGATGCTATGGATAACGTTTCATTCACCGCAGTAAAATTCACAAGAACCAATATTTAGCACGTACTGTATTTAATTGGCAACAAGAGGAAACGACTACTTAAGAGGGATAagcaaatattttataaatgacAACAGTTTCATCAGGCATGTTTGTACAAGAGTTTTATTTACAGAGTTAACAGGGAAGGTGAATGTGTCAGTAATTCATCCTCTGGCTTCAGGCCTGGAGTTGACAGACTTGCAGCGATAAAAAGGGTCCATCCGTCAGGAAATACTAAAACCATGTTTGTCAATGTAAAAGAACATTTATACATTGTTGTCATATTATTCATAAATATGTCTTTCAGTTGGAATTAATAGGACAAGAGTGGAGGGGGGACCTCTTCAGTGAGCAGCATCTTAACACATTGGCAAGAATGTAAGTGAGTCTTTTCACAATGAAGTTGTGCCACTTTTCAAATCAAAGGCACGAGACttcagcaacaaacaaacatgtaagaCACAATGAGAAAGAAGTGAGGCACAACCAACTTCACACATTCACAAGCATGGCAAAAAGAAAGTGTTCGTTGAGTCTTCAGGACGGACTGAGTGCTCTAAACATGCACagggaaagacaaaaaaacaaaacaaaacgagAAAGCAACAGCCTCATTTCCTGAAAAAGGCATTGCGGGTGATGCTGTACAACAGGTGGTAAGGTTTTCGTTTGGGGGGCTCAGCCAGTGAAAAGACTTGCTGCTGAGGCACGCTGGTTGGAATGGTGATGTGACGCTGGTGCAGTGGGTGAAGGTTTTGGTGGTGTGGAGGGACAGATCCAGAATAACCAATTGCTAAAAGAGGCGAATAAGCAAATACAGAAAGATCTGAATTACAGTTACGCAGTCAAGTGGAGGCAGAAGGCTAATTAACTAGGATTAAATACATCCTTACGTTTACTCTTCCCATTTTTGGCTCTTCTGGCATTAATAATAGcctgttttctttgttcttcaCTGATGTCCATTCCtgataaacacaaatacacctTTAGATTAAAATATTTCCAGCCACTCCCTTCAGTCAGCTGAGTCAGCTCACCTGTAATTTATTATCTGCCTCCAGTAAATGCTACGTATCACAGTTGTGAAGAATCCAGCGTGACTCACCCATCTCTTGGTCTTCCTTGACTCGGTGTCTCTCCTTGGCAAACGCCTGTAACCACCGCTGCTTGTCCTGCGCCTTCCTGcagcacagcacacacacaaattccaGAGTGGAGGCATTTTGCAGGCGAAGAGCGTTCTTCAGAGTCAGGCCCAGGTCCAGGTCCCGCCCGTCGGGTACGTCGACCACCTCGGTCTGATCCATATCCAGACGCCCCCGGTAGTGGAGCAGGTCTCTGCGCAGGACGTCTTTTTTACAATCGATCAACTGGTGGTCGAACAGGAAGAAACTGCGCTGTTGCATTTTGCCTTGCCGGATGATTCGAGTCAGCTCCCCAGAGTGGATGAGCTCGGAGCTGCGCTCCAGCACGTTGGATCCCTGCAGCAACATGGTTACACCCAGGTTTATACtaaatgacatcatttttataAGGGCGGTAAAGTGTAAATTTCTATAAGGGAGGGAAAGTGTAAAAAAATCCAAGTGACATTGTCGGATTCTCATCACCTCCCAGTGCAGAATGGCCATCTGCCAATGAGCAATGGTGTCGAGACTCTCCAGCCGTCTCTTCCTCTCATTTATCAGACTAGCCACATTCTTCATAGCCTCATAGGCTTTGCTTACTCCACTGTgatcactgaaataaaacaagatagAAATGAGACTATGGCCCACTTCAGGCATAAAGCTCACGGGATATTCCATTCGTAATAAAAAAAGTGAGCAATCAAACCACTATTGTGGTAACGGGATACCAACATGTGAAAATTCTGAAATTAGCTCCATTAGCAGCACAAGCAGAGAAGTGATCATTTCCAGGAGACTACCTGTGGTCTTTGGGGGTGTACTTCAGCAGTTCTCCCAGCTGCAACGGGTATTTACAGATCTTCTGAACTGGTGTAAGCAAGAAACCCGCTATAGAAATATCGATCATCTGCTGGAGGAGTCGGCAGGCCTCGAAAAAGTGCTTGTATTTGCCCAACTTCATGAGACGCTGCAGCTCAGCGCACGCTGCTGGATGAGTGTTACAGTAGTCAGAGTAGATAGAGAAGCCCTCGCCCTGAAGAAAAaggaacacaaaacatttaatcaggGAAATAAATGGGTATAAGTAATTAAATTAACTGGGGAATGGTGGCACTACCTGCAAGAGAAAACAAGAGCCTATTTCACTGAGATGTGGTTGGTTTTTGTTGTACTTCCTTTCCAGGTCTCGGAGAAACTGTCTCTGAAACCTGTAGATGTCTTCTATGTTGCTGAAGATGGTTTTCAGCTGCAGCTCGGTGAACATGTCTGGATGTTTACGGCACTGACGGATGTAACCctgaaaatcaaaatgaaaacagttcaCATACCGGCCAATGGGGGGAGCTGGATGATCAAGCCATTACTGAACCACACACATACTGGACATGATCAGAAAGTACAAAAGCTGGAGTAAACAGTAACATCTCCAACATGACAGATGCAGCAGTTACAGATTTAAATGTTGAGGTGCGTACATCACAGATATCCTTTAGGTGCTTGATGTAGATGCGTTCAGTATTCATGATTTCCTGAACCACATTGGTCCTCATCTGCTCCCTGTGCTGAGCGTTGTGAGCGTCCCTGGGATCCGAATCCTGGTCCACCACACTCTCCACACTCTCTGTGCTCGAGTCTTCCTGGTTCACTCGCACCTGAAACACATCCGCCGCACACTTCCTGATCAGCGTTCAAATCGAAAATAATCTCAAAATTTTCAAACCACATTCATCGTTTTCTTGTCCTTGACACATTTTCATGATTCAAATACATAAAAGTAAAGCTCACAAATGAAGCAAatatatgttaaaaaataattaagtgCTTCTTCTACCACTACTAAATGTACTCCACACCACTGAGTCAGCAGCATGTGCAAGTTTAACCAGCCCTTTGGGAGATATTGATTCAGCCATAAGTAATAACGCAGCAGAAGTCTATCTGCCAATCAACCAACCCCCTCATGGTTACCACAGCCTGCCTAATTAAGACTCAACTGTCAATCAGCTCTGGTCACCACAGAAACCAGCTGAACCTCTGAGGTTTGAActcttccacacacacattgttaggAAGCCCGATGAGGCTTGTTTGGAGCTAAGCCAGTTTACAAGTCTTTACAGTTGTGCTGGAGAGCAAACAACCATTCAACACAAAGGTTAGGAAGTCCACTTACCCTCACAAAGCTGGAGGGGAACCAGGCCTCCCGGTCGGCCCCCCTGCCCCACCACCAGTCCTTATGCGAGGCTTCCAGAACACGGATAACATCCCCAGCTTTGAACGCTAGCTCCTGCTCCTCCATGGTCACATGGTCCCAGAGAGCCTCGGCGCACACCGTGTGGCCGGAGCTTATCCACTgagcaacacacaaacagataaagATACAATTACATGCAGTCTAATCCTGTGTCTAGCATGTACAGTAAAGCCCGACCCCTGTAGACACCGCAGCGGTGGACTCTTCTGCTGAACCGCAGCCAAACATCTTGAAAACACAGACAgcagaaacattttcacatgGCTGTCCACGGGGAATGTTTACAATAAGTTACATCATCGCTAATTCCATCCACATTTTTAGATGTTTTGAGTTTTGCGGTGAGGGAAGCTTCCCCTTGTCAGCCTCACCTCGTTGAGCACAGAGAGCTCCACCCCCGGCTGGAGGTAGGGCGTGACACTAGTGAGCTCATCAAAGCtaccctcctcctcatcgtcctcttcctcctcctcgctcaCGCTGTCGTCGAGCGTCACCGAACACTCAGACATTCCGTCTGCGATTACATACAAAGAGATGAAAACTATGTGACAAGATTTAAACAGCGCGGTAAACAATTCACAGATGCTCAGCTGGCTCCACACCAACATTTTCCGCTAACACACTTATTGACATTCTCAGTCTCTTTCCCACACACTTTAATTATGGGATCAAAAACAATCCTGGTACTCACCACTAAGCACTCTGTGGAGCCTACGCCGTCCGACACGGTCTAGTCCAATAGGGGTGCTCTGGGAGAGGGTGGTAGGGCGAAACCTGGCCGACACGCCTTTATAGGGGGGGACCCGGTGGGATGGGATGGGAGGCCGGGTGAGGGGCTGCAGGGGAAAgaggaaacatttatttaggaTTTTCTTACATTCTCTGGCTTTTGCAGGAGACCTCTCGCTAATCAAAACCATGTTTTTTGGGACTTTTTGCCCATtctatatttttgtcatttgagtACTTTCTTACAATCATTTGAAACAGAGCAGGAAATGAGTAACAGACAGGCGAAACAAAAATTACCCGGTCAGTTTCAAACTGAGATgttcaaatataaaaatttaCTTGAAATGCATCCATGTTTTCTGTGACAATAAGCAATTTATATGCAGTTAAAAGATGAAtctattttcattaaatatCTGCAGAGTAAAAACACTATGTGTATTAACCACCACCCACAAACTTGGCACTGACATAATGTTGCTCTTTTATCTTAGAATGTTTattatgtttgaatgtttgagtTAAGTTTGTGCATGATTGGAACCAAAATCATCTCAAACATTTGATAATTTGAAtcatatatttccttatttggATGCTTTCATTAGTGCACCAATCAGTCTGAGGTCAAGCTTGATTTAACACTTCACTGCACAAATTTGCATTTCTAGATCAGCcttttttactttattcaaaAAGTTCTCACTTCTGGTAGGTTCTTAGTGTAACTGTAAATGCTTACAGAAGGAAGGCAGTCATCCTTCTCCTCAGCATCAGACGAGAACAGATCCACGCCTCCGATCACTGAGACCGGCCGCTGCTTCCTGCTCTGACTGTCGTCGTTCATGCAGCATCTCTCAGCGCTTTCTCCATTCCCACTAGTGTTATTGCCACAGCAGTTGTTATGCGATGACACCATCCGTTCTTCAGCATGCAGCTCTGCAACTTCCTCAGGAATGGAGTGCTTCCTAGAAGCTACCTGCCCATAGTCAGAGGTAGGCCGAGGCTTTTGGCGCCCAGTCCTACGTCTGGGCTTGACAGACAATTTTTCTGTGGAAGAAGGTGGCGCTGCTTCTGTGGGTGATGTGAGTGACTCTGAGAGGCCATCTGGGGAGATAGGAGGGTTGCTGCTGGTTGTTCCAGAGACGTCTACAGGTTTCAGAAGAGCTTCTTTCCCTTGTGGGTCTGATGTCACCTTGGGATCAGAGGAACACAGTTCAATGAGGACAATTGTATTGATTATATCTCTCTGTTCACTGACCCTCAAAGTAATGAGATGAAGAACATAATGTCTGCAAGGAAACTAATCTGCTAatcagaaacagaagaaaatggtACTGTAAAGCCACAAAGCTACAAGCAGCCATCTTGCTTCGATCTCAAGGCAGACCCAGAAGGATCAgagtgaatttattttaatgaacgTTATCAGGACGCTCATGGGAAACTATACTATCAAGTGAAAGAGTTAAGGTTCTCACGGAGATTGTCTGCTCATACTAAACACAATAAACCCCTATGCTTATCAAGTTTAAACAAGAACGGCAACAGAAATTGCACAAATGTCCCACAATTAAACGTTATCAtactgcatgtactgtatgctcAACGGTCAAATATTGGCCAACGGTTACTCATTTGGAAATTTGCATTCTAAGTCAGTTAGAATGCCACTGATGTCAAAGCTCACCTCTTGGTTCTGTCGGTCTGGTTCCCGGCAGATGCACTGGAAAGGCACACAGTGGAATAGCACCAtggtaaaataaacaaaaacacactggtCCGTGTCCTCAAGGCCAAATCCCTACAAAATTCTGAGGCCAGTAAAAGCCACTTGATTTCTAaagtaaaaaaatgtgaatattataggtcatttcaaaaacaaaattctgctcTAAAAGAAAACATATCGCGCTAAAATTGTGCGTTCATAATGCCGTCTACCCGGCGGCGCTGCTAGCTGCCAGGCCCAGTGGCCATGGTGTTGGACTTTGATCGACTGGGATTCAACTCAAAGGCGAGacgtgaggtgggggggtgtacTCACTCAGAACtgcctacccccccccccccttcaccacAGTAACAGGACTATGGAACCACTTTTGCACAAGGGTCACAACTCATAAACAATACCTAATCATTAACTATATCCGTTCCTTCAGTGCACTGAGTAGCAGAGAACAGCTGGCTTGACCATGTGACCTTGTTGCGGCAGAAGTCAGTATATCAAACCTTGACAGGAAGAGGACAGTTACGcttatgtctttatttatttgacactGACAGCAACATACAATCTGAGCTTGGTATTTTTAGCATACAAGCTCAAGCGTAGCACCGACGTGAAAATTTACCTGTGCGTTGGAATTATGCCAGATTCAAATATCAGTTTATAAAAATCACCTCTCAAAGGAGTGATCATTTCAAGGGTCAATGTCATCTAAGAAAACTGGCGTCATATTCCCTCAATCTTTCAACACTTCCTTGTTCTTTAAAACCACATAGTGAGTGAATGACGAAGGTGTAATTCACTCACTGAATGACATTCTTCatgcttgtttttaaatgtctggaTTTACAGATTTAAAGTAAACAGAAGTGAGACAGAAAGTAGGATTATTTCACATCAGACTAGTCGCTCTACTGAGAGAAATTTGACTCCCTTACCTGGTCAGGAGGCACGGTGACCTCAggatgttggtttttttggttgagTGGAGATGAGTCACACTCTGCTGTACATGCTGAGGCTACAGTCAGTGAATTATAATGAGCAGAGATGCTAGGTAaaatctgtccttttttttctgggggCTCCGCAGAAGCTGGGCTCATGAGGACCTGGTGCTGCGGTGGGACAACTTCGTACTCCGGCTGTGGGTGAATCTGAGGGGCGTGTCCCACGGACAAGACCCGAGCTCTGACGGGAGACGGCCGGCGTTGTCGCTCGCCGGTTGTTAGGCATGGCACGCGGCGGGAGTAGTCGTCGTGGAGGCGGCTCAGGGGCGACATGAGAGACGGGCAGGTGGGACTCGGCGAGGGGCTCCGCCTGCGTCGGACAGTCAGGTCATTCATACTACCCACAAGCTTTAGCATTGGCCCTTTGGTGGTCGTCGGGCCCTTCCTGCGGCCCTGGAGTTCCACAGACGAGGCGCTGGCCGTTCTCTGAATGCCTGGTGTCCAATTGGACATGCCGGTCCTCTGGGGGTCTTCCTTAGGCAAAGATCCTGGAGATGCAGGTTTGCGTCTGAAAGGCGCTTTAAATATATGAAGATTTTCTGCACTTTTGCTCAGTCTGCTTAGCACCGTGACATTTGCGTTCTCATTCACGTTATCGGTTTGTGCGTTTGCCTTGGAGGCCTGTTCTGTTTTCCGACCATCCACAGCTTCATTTGTGCTTCTTTGTACTTGTTTTTCATTCCCAGTATCGAATATAGAAATGCGTCCCGCTCCATACGCTCTCCTGATACTTCTGGAGAATCGTGTGTTGCGCGCAAGACCATTTCcttcctcattttcttcatcatcatagTCCTCAATGTCTGATTCACCTTGGCTCGTTTGAGCCAATTTTTGGTCAGCAGAATTCCCATTAGACACACTATCTAATGCACACTTGAAATTACTTTTTGAATCATCTAGACCAAAGTCAATGTTGGCTACAATGGTGCCATTAGCTACGTCCTGATTAGATGAAGGGACGTGTTCTCCATCGCTGGGGATGGCTCCTCTGCTCTGTATACCCTGGAGCACAGAGGAGCGGAGTTTTTTGAAAGAGTCCACCACACCCAACCCAGACAATCCGGACCAGGCTGGTGGGCCACCGTTGACTCCGCTGCTGTGGGCTGAAGTAGAGGTCACAGCGGTTGGACTTTCAGCAGTTAGAAGGTCCTTCTTTGAGTTAGAAAAAAGTTTAATGATCCTAGAGGTGTACGGCTTCCCCTCAGGCTGACCTATAACAGGGATGGGGGAGTTCATTCCATTCAGTCTGTTTTCTTCAGGACCTGCAGTCATCAGCTGTACTTGAGCACTACACCCAGACAGCAGATAAGGGACTGCATTTCTGTCAGCGCAACTGTGGAATGGGTATATATCACTGAGAGGTCTGCTCTGAATTAGCGGCTCCGCTTTAGGGTTCTGGAGGTAAGGAAGAGGGTCTTCACTGGTGGATAAGACCCTGTCCTGTTGTTCAACCTGCAAAACCAGAGAGATTCATTTGAGAGATCTTTTCATGTCGTAACGTGGAAAATGTCATGATCTGATGAAAAAGTTTGCTACCAGATTAGATAGCAATAAATGCGCATATATAGAAAATACAGATTAACAGAAAGATTAACATTCACAGGGTACTAAGGAGTAAGACCGCTTTTATGGGGAATATTATATACATTTGTCCTTGGTGCCGTCCAAGGAGAGCTGAGGCCCAGGTTGGGGTGGTGTTGTGCTATGTTCAGCTTTAGTGAgagtgggtgtgggtgtgggtatgtgcgggtgtgtgcgtgtgcgcgtgtgtgtgcagtggCCAACGCATCGGAGCCTTTGAAGTGAGGCTTTGTGAGCATGACTAAGCAATGAAATTTGCTAATCCCTTGTGATTAATGTATTAAATTGCCTTGTTTTCTCCAGATTACATAGATGATGAGGCGATAGTGATGGGAGAATTGCGTGGGTTTCAAAGCACTCAACATTGTTCAACCCTTTAttccaaaacacaaaatcatttatcatttatttctcCAGATATGCATTCATCAAATGTAATTTATCATATGGTGAATTTTGGCTTGTAGTGAGTAAATGACCAATGACCACAACAGAAATCAGACACTGAATTCAAACAACTTTACATTTCTGACATTTATAATGTGATGGGTCAAAAATCTGCTGTGAAGAAGGCCTAATGTCTGTTCACTAAAGTCACGCGGATTCCACATTTCTTATATCTGGAGTTGTGTTCAGTGTTCGAAAAAATATAGAATCACACATCATAATTCTTTTTTAGCAGGCAAATCCTTTACAAATATTCCAGATTTTACTTTTGAGCTTGTATTGAAAGGATATCTataaataaagcagaaaaattTGAACTATAGAATTATGAACTGTGGACAAAAGTAAATGGATGCCTGGTTTGGTTCAATTCAAAATGAACTTTGGTACAAAATCCAGGTCAATGTGACTCATTTGAACTTGTGAACATAGTCCACTGAACACCAGTGAGCATCAGAAACAAGCAAGCTTTGCTAGGGAAGAATTCCTGATACTCTTTACGCCATTACAACTTTTATAACCTCTTAATAAGTTCTCAGTCAAAAAGTCATTAACCGTGTCAAAACAACTGTCCGGTCAAGTTCTGATCTTATCCCAGCCTTTTAATTTGGATGTTCTGTTCGGATTTTAAAAAACCGGTGAGAATGTCCTTCTGGAAAATACCAGAGATGTTTGCTTTGGTCTGGACCAAGATAATCGAACTACAAGTGTGAACGCACCCTTgtggaaaacatttcattaGCATTGCCTGCTCCTAACACAAActaatggatttattttatgCTTTGGAGACAGTGTTACTCCTGCTGACATGTACACATACAGGTAGAAGCAGGGATCCTGGAACTCTCCCATACCTCCCATCTCCATTGAGTTCATCGGCAGATGGGCTCAGTCAAACTCGCCGTGGAAACTGCTGTCACCTCAACTAGCCTGCTCCATCAAACCCAACACTTACATAAACAGAGCCATCGCTGCCAGGCACCACTGCTGACAGACAGTAACCATCCCCCGTCAACAATGTGCTGCTTTCACTGCTGTCCTGAATTGTCTACTTGTACTTTAGTCCTCCACAACCACTGAAGACACACTGAACAGTgagttgaaagaaaaagaagtaatgGATCAATTATTCCATCGATTTTTCAAGCAAAACGACAGATGATAGGGAAGGAATTTCTATAGCTTGAGCAGGTTGTTCCTGTCATGTCATTCTGCCAACTGTGCTATCCTTCAACACCTTTGTGCGTTCTCTCTAAACCTGGCGCCAACAGTCACAGACCAGTTGGTGTCTGCTAATACTTGGCAATACTGTTAGTCAGAACCAGGCTGATCACAGGAGGACACCTTGACATCCCGCAAAAAGgcaacacacataaaacattaaCGGTGAACAtttagtcatagtcaactttattgtaaatgtaccatatatgcacaacatacagcacagatgaaattacagtcctctcagactcCAAGAAATATAAATCATGTTATTTTATGAAAGTGTAGATTTTcatttactgttatttttagCCAGCTGTATTGTGTTCTTAGATTGAATGCATGAATTTCATTGCCAAGAAACTCATAATGTAAATGGTAGATATGCTTGATTGCTGAAGTGTCtgaaaacataaattttattGTCTGTCAAGATGAAAGGTCTTAATTTCCTTTAGATCTTGGcagaaaaatctgatttatattgaaaacatacatacacacatacacagtttGTATTCACTACTCCCATACTTTATCTCCCGCTGTCTATGAATACAGAACACTTTTGCTATTGTAATCTTTCACATATAATTTCTGCTCTGCTTACAACAAGATCCCTGCTgttgtttgaccccccccccagctaaaACTGAGGATGGGAGCGGCACTCTAGGGCCCTGGTCCAAAGTTAATTAAGAGCTCAGGgaggaccccccacccccacacacacacactcgtatgCACACACAGCAGCCAGCTGGGCCTGCTTCAGATTAGATTCCCAGAGACAAGGATGAACATGCACCCAGATACATAAACATGTACACAAGGGCTTAAAGCATGCACTCCAAAAACACATGCACAGTTAGAGAATAGGTTCTCATAGTCCACCTAGCCATGTGCACTGAAAATGATTACGTGTACAGAGCTGAACATGAAGCAAAAAACGttcaaaacattacatttttttctttttcgccAGAAAACCCAGGCATTTTTGTGGAAGGTTATAAATGCATAGTGATAAGTGGCCTCCTTGACATAGTTCAGTCTGCAAAGGTATGCTCTGCCTGAGGCAAGGATAAAACTCATTAGGTCAGAATAAATTCTGCATTAAATTGAAAGACCAACAGACAGGGAGTATCATGGGAGAGTAagatttattgttcattttccATTCTCTTGCTTAAGTATGAGACAGACACAACCACCCTGGGGCAAAATCATCATTCCTTTGGAAGTTGTCATCTTCCTGGTTGTCTATTTGTCACAGTTAATGAGAGCTGTAAGGCAAATGCAGACTTTTTCTAAGTTGTCCCAAAACAACACTGTAGTGTTTAAAGAAAAGAGTCTCTGATCGGCTATATCAGTGTTGGTTACTAGTATTATATGAAACTCAAGTTGAGCTTATGTTCAGTACTGGACAAAGAGAtaattgtgttttgtcttttaggTTAATATGACAACTAAATAAAGACACTTCACAACATTTACTATTACATAAATAATACACATTCA contains:
- the spata13 gene encoding uncharacterized protein spata13 isoform X2; its protein translation is MSRVEQQDRVLSTSEDPLPYLQNPKAEPLIQSRPLSDIYPFHSCADRNAVPYLLSGCSAQVQLMTAGPEENRLNGMNSPIPVIGQPEGKPYTSRIIKLFSNSKKDLLTAESPTAVTSTSAHSSGVNGGPPAWSGLSGLGVVDSFKKLRSSVLQGIQSRGAIPSDGEHVPSSNQDVANGTIVANIDFGLDDSKSNFKCALDSVSNGNSADQKLAQTSQGESDIEDYDDEENEEGNGLARNTRFSRSIRRAYGAGRISIFDTGNEKQVQRSTNEAVDGRKTEQASKANAQTDNVNENANVTVLSRLSKSAENLHIFKAPFRRKPASPGSLPKEDPQRTGMSNWTPGIQRTASASSVELQGRRKGPTTTKGPMLKLVGSMNDLTVRRRRSPSPSPTCPSLMSPLSRLHDDYSRRVPCLTTGERQRRPSPVRARVLSVGHAPQIHPQPEYEVVPPQHQVLMSPASAEPPEKKGQILPSISAHYNSLTVASACTAECDSSPLNQKNQHPEVTVPPDQVTSDPQGKEALLKPVDVSGTTSSNPPISPDGLSESLTSPTEAAPPSSTEKLSVKPRRRTGRQKPRPTSDYGQVASRKHSIPEEVAELHAEERMVSSHNNCCGNNTSGNGESAERCCMNDDSQSRKQRPVSVIGGVDLFSSDAEEKDDCLPSPLTRPPIPSHRVPPYKGVSARFRPTTLSQSTPIGLDRVGRRRLHRVLSDGMSECSVTLDDSVSEEEEEDDEEEGSFDELTSVTPYLQPGVELSVLNEWISSGHTVCAEALWDHVTMEEQELAFKAGDVIRVLEASHKDWWWGRGADREAWFPSSFVRVRVNQEDSSTESVESVVDQDSDPRDAHNAQHREQMRTNVVQEIMNTERIYIKHLKDICDGYIRQCRKHPDMFTELQLKTIFSNIEDIYRFQRQFLRDLERKYNKNQPHLSEIGSCFLLQGEGFSIYSDYCNTHPAACAELQRLMKLGKYKHFFEACRLLQQMIDISIAGFLLTPVQKICKYPLQLGELLKYTPKDHSDHSGVSKAYEAMKNVASLINERKRRLESLDTIAHWQMAILHWEGSNVLERSSELIHSGELTRIIRQGKMQQRSFFLFDHQLIDCKKDVLRRDLLHYRGRLDMDQTEVVDVPDGRDLDLGLTLKNALRLQNASTLEFVCVLCCRKAQDKQRWLQAFAKERHRVKEDQEMGMDISEEQRKQAIINARRAKNGKSKPIGYSGSVPPHHQNLHPLHQRHITIPTSVPQQQVFSLAEPPKRKPYHLLYSITRNAFFRK
- the spata13 gene encoding uncharacterized protein spata13 isoform X1, which produces MSRVEQQDRVLSTSEDPLPYLQNPKAEPLIQSRPLSDIYPFHSCADRNAVPYLLSGCSAQVQLMTAGPEENRLNGMNSPIPVIGQPEGKPYTSRIIKLFSNSKKDLLTAESPTAVTSTSAHSSGVNGGPPAWSGLSGLGVVDSFKKLRSSVLQGIQSRGAIPSDGEHVPSSNQDVANGTIVANIDFGLDDSKSNFKCALDSVSNGNSADQKLAQTSQGESDIEDYDDEENEEGNGLARNTRFSRSIRRAYGAGRISIFDTGNEKQVQRSTNEAVDGRKTEQASKANAQTDNVNENANVTVLSRLSKSAENLHIFKAPFRRKPASPGSLPKEDPQRTGMSNWTPGIQRTASASSVELQGRRKGPTTTKGPMLKLVGSMNDLTVRRRRSPSPSPTCPSLMSPLSRLHDDYSRRVPCLTTGERQRRPSPVRARVLSVGHAPQIHPQPEYEVVPPQHQVLMSPASAEPPEKKGQILPSISAHYNSLTVASACTAECDSSPLNQKNQHPEVTVPPDQCICREPDRQNQEVTSDPQGKEALLKPVDVSGTTSSNPPISPDGLSESLTSPTEAAPPSSTEKLSVKPRRRTGRQKPRPTSDYGQVASRKHSIPEEVAELHAEERMVSSHNNCCGNNTSGNGESAERCCMNDDSQSRKQRPVSVIGGVDLFSSDAEEKDDCLPSPLTRPPIPSHRVPPYKGVSARFRPTTLSQSTPIGLDRVGRRRLHRVLSDGMSECSVTLDDSVSEEEEEDDEEEGSFDELTSVTPYLQPGVELSVLNEWISSGHTVCAEALWDHVTMEEQELAFKAGDVIRVLEASHKDWWWGRGADREAWFPSSFVRVRVNQEDSSTESVESVVDQDSDPRDAHNAQHREQMRTNVVQEIMNTERIYIKHLKDICDGYIRQCRKHPDMFTELQLKTIFSNIEDIYRFQRQFLRDLERKYNKNQPHLSEIGSCFLLQGEGFSIYSDYCNTHPAACAELQRLMKLGKYKHFFEACRLLQQMIDISIAGFLLTPVQKICKYPLQLGELLKYTPKDHSDHSGVSKAYEAMKNVASLINERKRRLESLDTIAHWQMAILHWEGSNVLERSSELIHSGELTRIIRQGKMQQRSFFLFDHQLIDCKKDVLRRDLLHYRGRLDMDQTEVVDVPDGRDLDLGLTLKNALRLQNASTLEFVCVLCCRKAQDKQRWLQAFAKERHRVKEDQEMGMDISEEQRKQAIINARRAKNGKSKPIGYSGSVPPHHQNLHPLHQRHITIPTSVPQQQVFSLAEPPKRKPYHLLYSITRNAFFRK